The following is a genomic window from uncultured Propionivibrio sp..
TCGGACATTTACCAGGCAGCGCGCACCGGCATCATCGACGGCGCTGAAAACCCGCACTCGAACTTCTACACGCAGAAGATGTACGAGGTGCAGAAACACATCACCCTGACCGCGCACGGTTACCTCGGCTATGCCGTGATCACCAACCGGCGCTTCTGGGACAGCCTGCCCTCGGGCACGCGCCACCTGCTCGGCCAGGCGATCCGCGAGGCGACGACCTATGCGAACCGCATCGCCCAGGAAGAAAATGACACGGCGCTGAAAAGGATCATCGAAACCGGCAAGACGCGCGTCTACACCCCGACGCCGGCCGAACGGGCCGAGCTCAAGAAGCTGATGCTCAAGACGCACGCCGAGATGGCACCGCGCATCGGCAAGGACATCATCGACGCGATCTACAAGGAAACCGGTTTCGACCCCGCCCGGATGTAGCCTCGACGCGACGCGTTCATAGGTCACCGGTATAATGGCCGGATGAAGCCCGCCCCCTCGATTCACCTGCTCCCAGACCTCCTGATCAGCCAGATCGCCGCCGGCGAGGTCGTCGAACGCCCCGCCTCGGTACTCAAGGAACTGCTTGAAAACGCGCTCGACGCCGGCAGCACCGCCATCCAGATCCAGATCGAGGAAGGCGGCGTCAAGCTGATCCGCATCAGCGACGACGGCTGCGGCATCGCCCGCGACGAACTGGCGCTGGCGCTGACGCGCCATGCCACCTCCAAGATATCCTCGCTCGACGACCTCGAACATGTCGCCACGCTCGGCTTCCGCGGCGAGGCGCTGGCCTCGGTCGCCTCTGTCGCGCGCCTGACTCTGACCAGCCGGCAGACCGGCAGCAACCACGCCTGGCGCCTCGTCGGCGAAACCGGCGCCACACCGGAACCGGCGGCACTGTCGGCCGGCACCGTCGTCGAGATGCGCGATCTCTACTACAACACGCCGGCACGGCGGAAATTCCTCAAGGCGGAAGCGACCGAGTTCGCCCATTGCGCCGAAACCGTCAAGCGCATCGCGCTGGCGCATCCGGGCGTCGCCATCTCGCTCGCCCACAACGGCCGCACCAGCTTCCAACTGGCCAGGGGCGACGCCGCCGCCCGCGCCGGCGCCATCCTCGGCGAAGACTTCATCGCCGAAGCACGCCACATCGACACCGGCGCCGGCCCAATCCGCCTGGTCGGCCATTGCTCGCTGCCGGCACATTCACGCGCCCGCAACGACGCCCAGTACTGTTACGTCAATGGCCGCTTCGTCCGCGACAAGCTGCTCGCGCACGCGTTGCGGGAAGCCTATCAGGACATGCTGCACGGCAGCCGCCACCCGGCCTACTGCCTGTTCATCGAGATCGACCCGGCCGCGGTCGACGTCAACGTCCATCCGGCGAAGACCGAGGTGCGTTTCCGCGACTCCCGCGCTGTCCACCAGTTCGTCTTCCACGCCGTCCAGAAAGCGCTATCGACGCCAGCAGGCCGGGAGACGGCCGGCACGATAGCCCCCATGCCGGCAACCACCGCTTCGACCGCGCTGGCGACCCCGTCGCCAAGACCGCCATCGCCGTCATACGGCAGTTCCGGCGGCGGCGCCGCGGAAAACCGGCCGCGCTTCATGCGACAGGAATCGCTCCACGTCAGCGAACCTGCGGCACGCGCCTACTATGCATTCAGTCAGGCCGCGCAGGAAGCCACGAATACGCCGGTGCCGGTCATTGCCCCCATCCCGACAGCGACAGACTCCATCAGGGCCGAGCCAACGCCGCAAGCAGACGAGGCGCCACCGACTGCGCCTCCGACCGCTCTGCCGGCGGACGAAGCGCCGCTCGGCTACGCGCTCGGCCAGTTGCACGGCATCTACATCCTCGCCCAGAACCGGCAGGGACTGGTGCTCGTCGACATGCACGCGGCGCACGAACGCATCCTCTACGAAAAGCTCAAGACCGCGCTCGACCAGCGCCAGGTCCCGACCCAGGCGCTCCTCATTCCGGCGGTGTTCTCGGCCAGCGCCATCGACGTCGCCAGCGCCGAAGAACACAGCGAAGTCCTGCAAGCGCTCGGCTTCGATATCGCCGCAATGGGGCCGACCCAGCTGGCGGTACGCCGCACGCCGGCGCTGTTACAGGCCGCCGACCCGACCGAACTCGCGCGCGCCCTGCTCGCCGAATTGTCGGAGCACGGCGTCAGTCAGCTGACCACGGCGCGACGCAACGAACTACTGGCGACCATGGCCTGCCACGGCGCGGTCCGCGCCCGACGCCAACTGGCCATTCCCGAGATGAATGCGCTCCTGCGCCAGATGGAAGCCACCGAACGCGCCGACCAGTGCAACCACGGCCGGCCGACCTGGACCCAGCTCTCGCTCGCCGAACTCGACCGACTCTTCCTGCGCGGACGCTAATCCATGTCGCAGCAGCCTCCCGCGATCCTCCTGATGGGGCCGACCGCCAGCGGCAAGACGGCGATCGCAATCGAACTCGCGCGCCGCTTCCCGCTCGAACTGATCAGCGTCGACTCAGCCCAGGTCTTCCGCGACATGAATGTCGGCACGGCCAAGCCGGACGCGGCGACGCTGCGCGCCTGTCCGCACCACCTGATCGACATCATCAGTCCCGAAGAGGCTTATTCGGCCGCCCAGTTTCGCGCCGACGCACTGCGCCTGATGGACGATATCGGCGCGCGCGGCCGTATTCCGCTGCTGGTCGGCGGCACCATGCTCTATTTCAAGGCGCTGCTGGAAGGGTTGGCGGAGCTTCCTTCGGCCTGTCCCGAGACCCGAGCTGAAATCGATGCGATCGCCGCAGCGCGCGGCTGGCCACATGTCCATGCGCTGCTCGCCGAGGTCGACCCGGTCACCGCGGCCCGCCTCTCGCCGAACGACGCGCAACGTGTCCAGCGCGCGCTGGAGATCTACCGCGTCAGCCAACGCCCGATGTCATCCTGGCTCGCCGACACCGCGGCGCAACGGCCGCCGTTCCGCTTTCTCTCGCTGGGACTCGCCCCGTCCGACCGGAGCGTGCTGCATCGTCGGATCGAGCAGCGCCTCGACGCGATGCTCGCCGCCGGCCTCGAAGACGAAGTCACCGCCCTGCGCCAGCGCTACCGGCTCAACCTCAACCTGCCGTCGATGCGTTGCGTCGGCTACCGGCAAGTCTGGGAAACGCAGGACGGCCTGGCGCCACGTTCCGACATGCGCGATCGCGGCATCTACGCGACGCGGCAACTGGCCAAACGGCAACTCACCTGGATGAACAACACCTTGCAGCCGGAGTGCTTCGACTGCCTCGACCCGTCAGTTGACGAGCGCATCATGCAGCGCGTGGACGCCTTCCTCGCCTGAACCGCGAGCGATATCGCCCGACCCGGCTCAAAGCAGGTGACGGGCGACCGACACCCCGGCGGCAACAAGCACGACCCCCAGTTGCGACAAGGTGATCACATACGGCACCAGCGCCAGCCGCCGCGCTGCCGACAGGGTCGCGACGGCGCTCACGTCACCCGGACCGCATTGCGCCGTCATGACCAGCGCCGAAGCCACCGGATCAAGCTTGAGCAGGCGTCCGACGAATGCGCCGACGATCGCCATCACCGCCACCGCGGTCACGCACACGCCGATATAACCCAGCGACAGCGCCTTGAGCAGATCCGGCCAGGACAGATGAATGATGCCCGAGCCGACCAGCACCGGACAGGTCAGGCGCACCGCAACACTGCCGCAAGAACGCGCCAGACGCTCGCCGGTCGCAGCTGAGAGCGCACCGGAAGACCGCAGGGCCAGCATCAGGAAAATGGCCAGGATCGGCACCGGGAAATCCGGATAAAACCCCAGCAATCCCCACAAACCGCACACCACACCGGCGGATAGAACCAGGCACAGCCAGTCACGGCGCTGGATTTCGCCGGCAATCGGCACCCGGCGACACGCCACGCACGCCGCCCCAAGTTCCCCCGCGTCGTCCGCCGCCGGCATCGCCCGCCGTGCGAACGCGCCGAGCACGCCGGCCACCAGCGCCGAGAGGACGGTCCCGTTCAAGGCGGCCGGCAGCAGTATCGGCAACACCTCGACGGTCGCGTTGCCGAGCAGGCCGAGTTCGGCATAGCCGCGCGAGAGGAAATGCAGACCATCGGCGAGCCCGCCGCTCATCAGCGGAATCAGGATGAAGAAGATCGTGTAGTACGGCGGGAATCCCAGCCAGAGTCCAACGCCAATCCCGATCAGGAACGCGGCGGCGGTCGCCACCGCCAACACCACCAACAGGGCAAGAAAGCCCCTCGGGAAGCCGTTCCTGGCGGCGCCGTAGAGACACGACACCGCGAGACACGTGAGATACGCGTGGACCAGCCAGGATGATTGCATGACGGCCGCGATCGCATCGA
Proteins encoded in this region:
- the miaA gene encoding tRNA (adenosine(37)-N6)-dimethylallyltransferase MiaA → MSQQPPAILLMGPTASGKTAIAIELARRFPLELISVDSAQVFRDMNVGTAKPDAATLRACPHHLIDIISPEEAYSAAQFRADALRLMDDIGARGRIPLLVGGTMLYFKALLEGLAELPSACPETRAEIDAIAAARGWPHVHALLAEVDPVTAARLSPNDAQRVQRALEIYRVSQRPMSSWLADTAAQRPPFRFLSLGLAPSDRSVLHRRIEQRLDAMLAAGLEDEVTALRQRYRLNLNLPSMRCVGYRQVWETQDGLAPRSDMRDRGIYATRQLAKRQLTWMNNTLQPECFDCLDPSVDERIMQRVDAFLA
- a CDS encoding 2-hydroxycarboxylate transporter family protein is translated as MKSSSVAKAVRFATVAIGLALVVLAWQATRMGGRMPAPLSLAFGLILIIGLGAVLRYLGDRIPVLGAFGGAPLLSLLLPSALVANGVFPLVAIDAIAAVMQSSWLVHAYLTCLAVSCLYGAARNGFPRGFLALLVVLAVATAAAFLIGIGVGLWLGFPPYYTIFFILIPLMSGGLADGLHFLSRGYAELGLLGNATVEVLPILLPAALNGTVLSALVAGVLGAFARRAMPAADDAGELGAACVACRRVPIAGEIQRRDWLCLVLSAGVVCGLWGLLGFYPDFPVPILAIFLMLALRSSGALSAATGERLARSCGSVAVRLTCPVLVGSGIIHLSWPDLLKALSLGYIGVCVTAVAVMAIVGAFVGRLLKLDPVASALVMTAQCGPGDVSAVATLSAARRLALVPYVITLSQLGVVLVAAGVSVARHLL
- the mutL gene encoding DNA mismatch repair endonuclease MutL, which gives rise to MKPAPSIHLLPDLLISQIAAGEVVERPASVLKELLENALDAGSTAIQIQIEEGGVKLIRISDDGCGIARDELALALTRHATSKISSLDDLEHVATLGFRGEALASVASVARLTLTSRQTGSNHAWRLVGETGATPEPAALSAGTVVEMRDLYYNTPARRKFLKAEATEFAHCAETVKRIALAHPGVAISLAHNGRTSFQLARGDAAARAGAILGEDFIAEARHIDTGAGPIRLVGHCSLPAHSRARNDAQYCYVNGRFVRDKLLAHALREAYQDMLHGSRHPAYCLFIEIDPAAVDVNVHPAKTEVRFRDSRAVHQFVFHAVQKALSTPAGRETAGTIAPMPATTASTALATPSPRPPSPSYGSSGGGAAENRPRFMRQESLHVSEPAARAYYAFSQAAQEATNTPVPVIAPIPTATDSIRAEPTPQADEAPPTAPPTALPADEAPLGYALGQLHGIYILAQNRQGLVLVDMHAAHERILYEKLKTALDQRQVPTQALLIPAVFSASAIDVASAEEHSEVLQALGFDIAAMGPTQLAVRRTPALLQAADPTELARALLAELSEHGVSQLTTARRNELLATMACHGAVRARRQLAIPEMNALLRQMEATERADQCNHGRPTWTQLSLAELDRLFLRGR